ACGGCCCTGCTGACCACCGTTGCGTCCTCGGCCGCGACCCACTACCTGTCCTCGCACAAGCCCGGCGCGCCGGCCGCGGCGCAGGCCGCGGTGGAGGGATACACGGCCACCCTGGCGTGGGGTGCCGGCTTCTTCGTGGTCGGAGCGGTGCTCGCCGCGTTCCTGATACCGAATGCGGCTCTGGCGCCGTCGGAGGGCGAGCCCGTGATCGCCCACTGAGCCTGCATCCACCCAGCCTGTATGCAGCGAGCCCGCTCCGTCGATCACAGCGAGCGAGGAGTGGGAAATGCCCTGTACCTGCGATGATCGGCGTTCTCGACACACGGTGGTGAGGGAAGTCGGTGCCCGCTGCCGGACGGTGGCCCTCAGCTGCCCACGTGCACGTGTGGCGGGGGCCGGTCGTCGCAGGGAGCGGGAGCCTACGAGGTGGGCTGAGTTCTCGAAGCCGCCCGTTCCCGCGCCACCTGCCGTAAACCGATCGGTTTTCAATTCGAGTGAAGCGGGTTAGCCTCACAGTATGACCACCGAGACGAAGCCAAGTCCCCGAGAGCGGCTGCTGGAGGCAGCGGCCACGCTCACCTACCGAGACGGTGTCAACATCGGCGTCGACGCGCTGTGCAAGGCGGCGGGCGTGTCGAAGCGTTCCATGTACCTGTTGTTCGAAAGCAAGGACGAACTGCTGGCCGCCAGCCTGGAGCAGCGCGCCTCCGCCTATGTGGCGACGCTCCTGCCCGCGGCCGACGACGGTCGTTCACCCCGCGACCGGATCCTGCACGTCTTCGACCAGGTGGAAGTGCAGTCGGGTGCACCTGAGTTCCACGG
This Streptomyces sp. NBC_00377 DNA region includes the following protein-coding sequences:
- a CDS encoding TetR/AcrR family transcriptional regulator, whose protein sequence is MTTETKPSPRERLLEAAATLTYRDGVNIGVDALCKAAGVSKRSMYLLFESKDELLAASLEQRASAYVATLLPAADDGRSPRDRILHVFDQVEVQSGAPEFHGCRYLAVQIELKDPGHPASQVARRIKKNLTGFFRAEAEQGGASDPGLLARQLSLVFDGASARAGIGADTLTGLVAPTVTTLLDAAGLR